A part of Miscanthus floridulus cultivar M001 chromosome 6, ASM1932011v1, whole genome shotgun sequence genomic DNA contains:
- the LOC136457947 gene encoding LOW QUALITY PROTEIN: protein NRT1/ PTR FAMILY 6.1-like (The sequence of the model RefSeq protein was modified relative to this genomic sequence to represent the inferred CDS: inserted 3 bases in 2 codons) — AAPSSSPPSFLFSLLYSNSELQPVESKLVDAAVARSYLQTALYVTAFGAAGIRPCVSSFGADQFDERSPGYKRRLDRFFNLFYLAVTLGAIAAFTAVVYIQMQHGWAAAFGTLALAMGASNALFFVGTPLYRHRLPGGSPLTRVAQVLVAAFRKRNGAFDSGDFVGLYEVAGAKXIRGSAKIDHTDDFRWLDKAALQLEGDLAGGEEAVNPWRLCTVTQVEEVKILLRLLPVPACTVMLSVVLTEFLTLSVQQAYXLNTRVAALHLPVTCMPVFPCLAIVLILALYYQTFAPLARRLSGHPQGASQLQRVGLGLFFSILSVAWAGLFERYRRGYAVRHGYLALFLTPMPDLSAYWLLIQYCLIGVAEVFCLVVLLEFLYQEAPDAMRSVGSAYAAVAGGLGCFVASAINTAVDAATRNDAEGRPSWLAQNINVGRFDYLYWLLAVLSTINLLVFVYFAKRYKYRVRVDTQQTTVVLNKQ, encoded by the exons GCTGCGCCTTCTTCTTCCCCACCCTCCTTCCTTTTCTCTCTCCTTTACTCTAACTCCGAGCTACAGCCAGTGGAGTCCAAACTGGTTGACGCGGCGGTGGCGCGGTCGTACCTCCAGACGGCGCTCTACGTCACGGCGTTCGGCGCGGCCGGGATCCGGCCCTGCGTCTCCTCCTTCGGCGCCGACCAGTTCGACGAGCGCAGCCCCGGGTACAAGCGCCGCCTCGACCGCTTCTTCAACCTCTTCTACCTCGCCGTCACGCTCGGCGCCATCGCGGCATTCACGGCCGTGGTGTACATCCAGATGCAGCACGGCTGGGCCGCGGCGTTCGGCACGCTCGCGCTCGCCATGGGCGCCTCCAACGCGCTCTTCTTCGTCGGCACGCCGCTCTACCGCCACCGCCTGCCCGGGGGAAGCCCGCTCACGCGGGTGGCGCAGGTGCTCGTCGCTGCCTTCAGGAAACGGAACGGGGCCTTCGACAGCGGTGACTTCGTCGGCCTCTACGAGGTCGCCGGCGCCA CCATCCGTGGCAGCGCCAAGATCGACCACACCGACGACTTCAG ATGGCTTGACAAGGCCGCGCTGCAGCTGGAGGGTGACctcgccggcggcgaggaggCGGTGAACCCGTGGCGTCTGTGCACGGTGACGCAGGTGGAGGAGGTGAAGATCCTGCTGCGGCTGCTGCCGGTGCCGGCGTGCACGGTGATGCTGAGCGTGGTCCTCACCGAGTTCCTCACCCTGTCGGTGCAGCAGGCATA TCTCAACACCCGCGTGGCGGCGCTGCACCTGCCGGTGACGTGCATGCCGGTGTTCCCCTGCCTCGCCATCGTCCTCATCCTGGCGCTCTACTACCAGACCTTCGCCCCGCTGGCGCGCCGCCTCTCGGGCCACCCGCAAGGTGCCTCCCAGCTGCAGCGCGTCGGGCTGGGCCTCTTCTTCTCCATCCTCTCCGTCGCTTGGGCGGGGCTCTTCGAGCGCTACCGCCGCGGCTACGCCGTCCGCCACGGCTACCTCGCCCTCTTTCTCACGCCCATGCCGGACCTCAGCGCCTACTGGCTGCTCATCCAGTACTGCCTCATCGGCGTCGCCGAGGTGTTCTGCCTCGTCGTGCTCCTCGAGTTCCTGTACCAGGAGGCGCCCGACGCCATGCGCAGCGTCGGCTCCGCGTACGCCGCCGTCGCCGGCGGGCTCGGCTGCTTCGTGGCGTCGGCTATCAACACCGCCGTGGATGCCGCGACGCGGAACGACGCGGAGGGGCGGCCGTCGTGGCTGGCGCAGAACATCAACGTCGGCAGGTTCGACTACCTGTACTGGCTGCTCGCCGTGCTCAGCACCATCAACCTGCTCGTCTTCGTCTACTTTGCCAAGCGGTACAAGTACAGGGTCAGGGTCGACACGCAGCAGACCACAGTTGTTCTTAATAAGCAGTAG